The following DNA comes from Castanea sativa cultivar Marrone di Chiusa Pesio chromosome 10, ASM4071231v1.
ttgtccactCGTAACAATTAGTAACAACCTATCTActgctaattaaaatttattgtaaaaatactgtaaacaaaacattttgaaaaaaaactctcaaacttTTACTAATTCTTATTTGAATCTAACGAATTTTAgttagttcaactagtaaagtctttgatggttaaataagataTCTAGATCACCCTTAAACTTTTACTAATTCTTATTTGAATCCAGCGAATTTCAGTTAGcttaatggttgaataagataCTTAGATAATCAGAAATGAACGCAAAATATTgaaactttcttaaaaaaaaaaaaaaccaaattttatcTGATTCCAGATACTTTTTGGCAGTTagtttgttttataaaaaaaaaaaaattacattttacttaCAAGTAATTGCtagcaaaatttaaaaaataaagaaaaacgtGAATAAATTATCCGCGTTTTGTGCAGGGCCCCACAAGCACTACACGGAGCCCCATTGTCACGCAACATACAGTCACAGTGACACTTCCTCCTCTTCCCCCCATAAAAGGGCGCCATTTGCCTCACTCTCTTatttaaaactttcaaaaactctatctctctctctctctctctctctgaataaaaagcaaaaacccTAGCCTTTGCCATCTACTCTATACTGACTCTCTCACCCTCACTGACCCATACCATACCATGCTCCCCCACTCCTACACCGTCGATTCCCAATCAAAATCCCAAGACCTCGCTTCCTCCATCCTCTCCTCCACCTCATCATCCCAAATCATCTCCACCTGCTCCTCCATCGACTCCTTCCTGCTCTCTCACTCACCTGACCAAACCCGCCACTTCTTCTCCCTCGCTTTCCCTCCTCTCATTTCCAAGCTCTTCTTCGGCCTCACCGACTCCTCCCCTGCCACGTCatccaaacccaacccatcCAACGGCTGGATCGACTCCGTCCTCTCATCCAACGATCCAGATTCCGCCAACGCAGTCTTCTCCCTCCTCTCCCCTTCCAGCATCCTCTTCCACTCAATCTCCGCCGTCGATCGCCTCTCCCTCGTCAAATACGTCTTCCCAATCGAACGGCTCCCGGAGTGGACCCGGTTCGCCCTTTCCTCCAATAAATTCGCTCAAGCTCTCTCCGATCTTTCTCCATTGTTCAATTCAAAACTCAAACACGATCCTGTCAAACCCTCCGCTCTTCAAATCCAACTCAACGTTTTCGAATACTACCTCTTCTGGTTCGCCTATTACCCTATCTGTAAATCCAATTCCGAGAATTCCGATTCCATTTCCATCAAAAGAGCGAGGAAATTCAGGCTAGAGAATTGGACTTCCTCCATTCCCGGATTTTCAAATTCCAAGCGTGGAAACGAGCAGAGGATCGAGTGCAACCTTTATCTCCGTCTTCTCTATGCCTATCTTCGCGCCTTTGTGCCGATTCACGATTTGAATGCGCACCAACCGTACCGCAGCTCGTTGCTTCACTACGCCTCCGGTTACGATGGATCGGTCACAATGCGTGCCGAGTTCGTCGTCAACGCTTTCGTACACTTCTGGTTGGTTGACAACGACTTCTCGCCTTTGCCAGTCAATGTCTTGAAATCGCACGGCGTGTCGTTTCCGTTTCGATCGGTGATAGGGGATACGCCGCCACCGGCCTCCGGACTAGGAGAGGTGGTGAAGCTTTTCGTCAAGTACTTGAATTTGAGCTCTGTGGCCGTCACGGAAGACGGTGGGACCGAGAATTGTGGGAACCCGAGGTGGAGAGTTTTGAATTCAGGTTCGTTCGATGGCAGCAGCGGCGGCGGTGCGAAGTCGAGGGATGTTGCGGTGCCAGTGCGGCAGGCGGGGTCGTGGAACGCGTGGATTCAGAGGCCGTTGTATCGGTTTATACTGAGGACGTTCTTGTTTTGCCCTGTGGGATCGTCGATTAAGAATGCATCCGAGGTGTTTGATGTTTGGATTACATATATGGAGCCTTGGACTATAACCTGGAATGATTTCGCAGAGCTCGACGCGATTGTGGATGGTGTGAATAAGAGTGAGAGGAAGGAAGATTTTCGGTCTCATGGTAGTAACAATGGATATAGCCCTTCTTGGCAGGGATATGTGTTGTCCAATTACTTGTATTACAGTTCATTGGTTATGCATTTCATTGGGTTTGCACACAAGTTTCTTCACTCGGATGTCGAAATTATAGTCCGGATGGTATCGAAGGTATGTTTCTTGGTCATTGTCTTCTTTACTCCACTGTCTATCTGCCTTTGTTAATTGAATTTGCTTgcgttttatttttattatttggctTTGAAGATGTAGGTTTGTTATAACTATCTGAGTGCTTAATAATATATGGACAATTAATGTTGACTTATAGAAGTTCTAACTATGGCATGCAATGGAAATGCGTTTTGTTTTGTGAATTGTGAGGATTAGTTATTACCATTTAGCTTGTACTTAGTGATGTATTATTCCAGCTGGAATGGGAAAATTCTAACAATTTAGTTTCTGTTTATGTAATACTACATGGTGAACACCTTGATGAGAAGTCCCTGCATGAGCCATGAGATAGGATTGTATTCCACATATTTGGAATCAGGCTACGTGCTAGTGTGAAATAAAGTTTGGAACAAACAATGCATTCTTCTAGATGGAGATTTAATTCAAGGGAATACTAATTAAAGTGCTGTAGGACTCGGCAGGCTTTAAAAATTGTTTAGGCACCAAATTAGTGGGGCAATAAGGAATCAGGTCATCAAAGCTTGAACTCTGAGCAACAGCATGACTGCATGAGTGAGTTGGGCCATGTTTTCCATGGTATTAAGCTTGTATTTAAATTTCAGGGTCAAGGTTGTGTTTTGCTTGGTGGCTGTCGTAGCTCATCTTATGGCTTGGCATGGCCTAAAGTAGATAACTACGCCCATTAGTTATAGACAGATACAATCAGGGATGCTGCAGATACCTAAATATATAatctaattaatataatatgtttCGATTTTCTGCTAATTCTTAATATGGATTTGGTTACTTAAGAAGAAATTCATGGCCAAGGATGAAAATGATTCTTGCAATTGAATTCCAACCCCCCAGATGATGttgtaatattataataaaacagAGCAAGATTATTGGTTGACACCTTTCAAGAAATTGAAGAGGCCAAAGATGAGAAGACTGAGTCACTGAAGAGATTTCATGGAGTATCTACAGAAGATGAAATTTAAATAGAAATTTCTTGGGTCCATATCTCATAATTACGAAGATCTCGGTGATTTTTGGGAGAACAAGGCATTTCAGTTTGTTTACTTCATTCAATTTGAAAAGTTTAATCTGATTATCATTCCTAATTTGATTGAACTTGCGAATCAGTTAAAGATTGGTGTGAAGAAAAACTGGGGTGAAGTAATTACATCattcctataaataaataaataaaaccctatCAAAGAAATTTCCCTTTTGTTTTCCcatctcaaactcacatttttacattttaaacaacattatacacatttccacacattttttcacccacatgtatttcaaaaaactacaaaaaactataaaaatctcatctcaaactactctaccaaacacccacGTCATTCATTtctaaagattttaatttccAAGTTAAAGTCTTAAGGCGTCTGGTGTAGGACCAGGACCTAATGTGGAGGTTAATCTTTATTGTTTGTTAATGTTTTATATCTTTATGTAATGTTGGGAAATGGGATTTTTAAGAGTGAGTATATTATAGTACTTTTAAGGCTTATCTAGTTAAATGAGTCTTATTATGGTGTTGTATCAGTTAGgcagatttttaaaatttatttttatttttttacatagaaaataagttttaatttaatttaatttaattttttttatagagccTTTAATTGGTGTGAGGTAGGCAATTTGTAAACAAACATCGAAGTCTATTGTCgataaaattttagtaatttttttttctttcttctggTTGATTCCATAATTCTTCCATGTGGATTTAAGGAACCCTATATGGACTTTAGGGTTCGTGTTTTGTTAGAACAATATTTAGCTACTACGCTTTCAGTTTGGTGTCAATATCCTTCCCCTTATTTGCTTGTAGGGTAAAATTGAGAGGAGAAGGTAGACAATAGACTAAGAAAACTAGACAAGTGATAAGAATTTGTTTAGACATTGTTGAGAGTCACACAGAGAAATTGAGTTGgattgaggaagaaaataaaaaataaaaaatagctaAAGTATTAGCAATGGCTATTTTGGACTGGTCTGCAGAAACCCACCTTGCCTTGAATGGGGCAGGTTTTCCTACACCCACTTCAAGGTCTATTTGTTTAGCTTAAAACCCAACTCACCAACTTATgtatagtttttaaaatttactttttgttGATAAAACTTCACAGTTTACACTTATATTTTCAACGAaataatccaataaaaataagctcatccaatcACACTTGCCAAATTGGGGTTGGGAATAagattttaatgggttttgggaTAGGGTGGAATTTACTCCTCCAACCACCCCTGTAGGGAAATTACCATGAAATTCCCAACCTGTGAGAAacagaaaatagagaaaacacacgccaaagaaaataatcacacgcacaagacagtaattacgtggttcggcaatttgcctacgtccacagAGTGGcagagaattcactattatcagggaaaaaaatacaaagtgcaactatagtatttttctctctcacaacAACGACAACagaaaaaaaccctaatcaccaAGCCTCtgctccatggactaagcctcagaaaatctcccGTTAAAAAACCATGCAACATTATTTGGGTCGGGTCAAGTCGTCAAccggatcaaacacaactaggctccacaaagcccaacaccCCCCTCCCTCCCCTTGTTCCTCTCTATTTGTCTCTTGATTGAACAAAGCTGCTAATCAGCATCCTGATCGAGGCCCCACAACCCTTGGTGTCAAAGACTTCAATGCCTGATCTAATTATTGACAACAGTTGGGATGCTGCTTTGCTTGTCAAGGCTGAAAAGATCTATGAGAAATTGAGAATACTAGGAAgcttgtgttttttgtttagcGTCTTTGTACTTGTGGATATTTCATTTTGGTTTAGATATGGGTGTTGTTACCATTGTATTGGTATGATGATTCAGATCTGGGTTTTGTGTTGGAGTTTTGGTTCAGATTTGTTGgctttttattgtgttttttctatcaattttaatttaattttatgattAAGTTCCTAGATTTGGTTGATCTATTGGCTTTTGCAGCAATTTGATGCATGAAAACACTTTTTTCGCATGTTATTGGTCAGTGGGCAAGgcttgtgtgttttttttttgggggggggggggtactCTTGGGGTAGATCGGGTCCTTGTAAAAATCCCAAGCCATTGCAATCCCTAAGAAGTAAAATTCCTATTTGGACTtggttagggtttttctttATGTGGAAGGAAAGTGTTTCCTTGACAAAGAAGTAATTTTGCATTCTTTGGCTACTAATAGGAGTTAGGACTTAGGAGCCTTAGATGTAGGCACTATTGTAAAGTGATTGGTTGTTTTAGCCTAAGGGTCCATTCATatggagaaatgaaaaaaatcttAGAACTTAGAGCGGGTTTCTTTGTCAAGTAGTTTGATAGTTATTTTGAGATTGAAAAATACTAATGTATATGAGTTGAGAGTTTGTGAATTGTGTTAGCATGAGAGTATCATTGAGGATATTGGGCTTTTAGGATTATGAGAGTCAAGTTTGTGAGTTAGTATTTAGAGTTTGTTTTGGATGTAATGGTATTTGGATTAGTTTGTGTCTGTTTATGAGTGGCATTAAGTCTGTGTTTGTGAGTGTTGCCTGTATGAATTTGTGAGTATGGTTTGGTTGAGTGTAATTGTAATTCATATCAGTGATAGTAGATTTTATTTGGCAGTTCTAGTCGATTTAGGCATGGAGTTAGCCAAATTacattaaattttgttgtattgTGTGCATGttgtttgtttcttgtttttgttaataTGCTTCTACTTGCCTGAAATTCTCTTGACATTAATTTTGGCGTATTCAAGAGAAGATAATGCTTGGTGCATGTTTGCAAATTGTTTTGATAAAGGTGTGTGCAAGTTTAGCTTTGTTGTGGAAATAATGGTTGTCTTGTTTAGGGAGAGCCTGGTTGGATTAAGGTAGAGTTGTTATGAAAGAAGGAATATTTCTTTGTAGAATTTGAATCAATGTGGAGATTTGTTGGAAATCTCCTCAAATTCATGTTTTGACGTTGTTACCTACTgggtgtttttttattatttatttattacttttggGTGTGTAAGGAAGCGTTTTCCTGGCTATAACTTTGTATTCCTTGTTCACCAATGAGTAGGAGTTAAAACCTTAGTATTGTAAAGGGTTTAGTAGTTTTGGCTCAAGTTGGTCACCCATTTGGAGAGAACATAGAATATGGAGAGGGATTCTTCAAAGAATAGTTTGATGGTTCTTTAGTTTTGAAAGATACCCACATAAGTGAGTTGGGAGTTTGTTTTTCAGGTTAATATCAGAGCACCATTGGGTGGATTGGAGTTTTGGGCTTGTGTGAGTTTCAAGTTTGTTTTGGGTCTAATGAGATTTGGGTTAGTTTGTGATTTCGGGAGAGCTTGTGAGTGGTCATGAGAGTTTTTGAGTATGGTTTGTGAGGGTTAGTTGCACTTGTAACCGGTAGCtatacttaataataatataatataaattttattgaagtATTTTGAAGGTCATATAGTAGAATTTCTACATTAGAACAATGCATTTGTGCACTGACTTCAATGCATAATACTTTTTGCAACGACTTGCAAATAGCTGCATGGTTTAGTAactgcctttttcttttctttttattgacaGGTGATGAATATATTGACATCATCTAAAGAGCTTGTTGACCTTATAAAGAACGTGGATACTGTCTTTCATTCCAAACAAGCTGGATCAGGCAAATCAATGCTTAACAGCTTATGTAGATTTGTTCCTTCAATTCGTGAACAGCTGCAGGTAGAATCACCTGTACCTCCTGTACATCTGTGCTATATGCCATTGTGATTCACTTATGAAGTAACCAAATGAGCAATAAGAACTTTATATTGCAACCATTCTTCCAATATAAAGCTGTTCTTGTGTCTAAGGCAAATCTTCTCCATCTTAAAAGTAAATACCTAAATGGGGAGTTGAACTGCTCCTTTGATGTGTTTCTTAAATCTTGTTGATGTTTGATGTATTCTATGATGGGTCTGCTCAGGGGCCTATGTTTCTATCCCTCATAACCTGTACATTACTATAGTATTTCATTGTGTACtattaaaaattatgattgataCTCTTTTTGTTATCTAATCTTGACACTAGGACTGGGAGGATGGCTTATGTGAGAGTGATGCTGATGGATCGTTCTTGCATGAGAACTGGAATAAAGATTTACGACTCTTTAGTAATGGTGAAGATGGTGGACAACAGCTACTTCAGGTTTTTAACATTCATTTGTTTATGCTTATAATTACTACACAAATCATATAATTATCTATATTAGATGATCTCATCTAATTTTTCATGATCTTGTTTGCAGTTGTTTATATTGCGTGCAGAAGCAGAGTTACAAGCCATTTCTGGTGATAACCTTGCGAACAACCTTAAATGTCTAGATTCATTGAAAGCACAGGTTAGCTGCTTGTTTGGTGGCCATACCGTAAGGACATTGTCATTTTCCCCAGAACCAAAACAGAATTCACAATCCCGTGATGATATATTCAAGCCCAGAAGAGTTGGCAACCATGCATCTTTAGAAATCAAATACAGGGGTGACTGGATGAAGCGCCCAATCTCTGACGATGAGGTTGCATGGCTTGCGAAACTGCTTGTCAGGTTTTCTGCTTGGCTGAATGAGAGTCTTGGCTTGAACCAAGCA
Coding sequences within:
- the LOC142611652 gene encoding uncharacterized protein LOC142611652, which codes for MLPHSYTVDSQSKSQDLASSILSSTSSSQIISTCSSIDSFLLSHSPDQTRHFFSLAFPPLISKLFFGLTDSSPATSSKPNPSNGWIDSVLSSNDPDSANAVFSLLSPSSILFHSISAVDRLSLVKYVFPIERLPEWTRFALSSNKFAQALSDLSPLFNSKLKHDPVKPSALQIQLNVFEYYLFWFAYYPICKSNSENSDSISIKRARKFRLENWTSSIPGFSNSKRGNEQRIECNLYLRLLYAYLRAFVPIHDLNAHQPYRSSLLHYASGYDGSVTMRAEFVVNAFVHFWLVDNDFSPLPVNVLKSHGVSFPFRSVIGDTPPPASGLGEVVKLFVKYLNLSSVAVTEDGGTENCGNPRWRVLNSGSFDGSSGGGAKSRDVAVPVRQAGSWNAWIQRPLYRFILRTFLFCPVGSSIKNASEVFDVWITYMEPWTITWNDFAELDAIVDGVNKSERKEDFRSHGSNNGYSPSWQGYVLSNYLYYSSLVMHFIGFAHKFLHSDVEIIVRMVSKVMNILTSSKELVDLIKNVDTVFHSKQAGSGKSMLNSLCRFVPSIREQLQDWEDGLCESDADGSFLHENWNKDLRLFSNGEDGGQQLLQLFILRAEAELQAISGDNLANNLKCLDSLKAQVSCLFGGHTVRTLSFSPEPKQNSQSRDDIFKPRRVGNHASLEIKYRGDWMKRPISDDEVAWLAKLLVRFSAWLNESLGLNQAESSPAWSYVEVSTDVANVCGPTETMRAVLYAISSWLLTLAAVVVRLMKSHGLRVNLRMLASKKVVMFLLLSAIFSVVKKAFGLFHRV